TTAGGCCTCAGTAAGTTAGTGTTAAGACTAAATCGGATGCGgtcttaggcctacagctcaatggtggttatacaaggctgctgtGTTTTTCCGATGTGGTTGCgtgaggcttggtgctcacggaatcagtaggctattaaacaaacactcaaacagaaGCAGGATGTGGATTATTTCTGTAGATGTATATgtatgatttataaagccaggcacatttgaATAGTCAGGCTATTGATTTATAGATTCAATTAAGTTCGTTTCCTCTCTTctcacttttcttagacaattaaAGGCAATGGATGTTTTCTCGTCTCTTAACTCCGCTGTCTCCTCcgccgcattgttctcaacaccaatatgctggtaAAAtgtgctattatgcacatagcaacatggtctaggaaatGGCGCCAATTCAACAGCGCACTGGTGTGTTTCAGAACCGTGGACAGCGACCGCTTTCCAACGTGGGCGAAGgcgcatttgttataaaataatatactttttttgtgttgcataatataacatatacaatttcagtagcgcgtcttagtgatggactgtgccatccccatgtcctccgcaatggattagtccattcAGACAGGTGCCAATCAGGCAGGTGTCTTGTACACCatgatttaataaaatgttttgctactgctcgactaaagaaatcttggtcgaccaaacaatcgaccagttcactaaatggggtcagccctaattgTGGCTGAATAACTAAGTTCTCAGATTACATACTTATCTACTGGTCTCATAAAGACCCAGGCTCATTTCAGACTACATAACCAGTCTTTTTGTGTATAGTTTGGGAGATTAACTGTTGACATTTTAAGGATATAACTTTGTTTAGTGAATCAATCTGACATTCCAAGTATTTCACATGCTTATTGCAGAAGgaatgggtgaattttggcattGATACATCTAAGAGCTTTATGGTTTTAACGGAGGTGCACTCTGGCTGCTCTTCCTGTGTGTATCCATCCCTTTCACGCAGCGACGACCTGTTCTCTCTGCCCCACTGCCCTGGCAAGACCCTGGTGATCGGGGCGTCCTACGTGGCACTGGAGTGCGGGGGTTTTCTGGCGGGCCTGGGCCTGGATGTGACAGTCATGGTACGCTCCATCCTTCTGAGGGGCTTCGACCAGGACATGGCCAACCGTGCCGGCAAGCACATGGAGGAGCATGGTGTAAAGTTCCTCCGGAAGTACGTCCCCGTCAAGGTGCGTGACTTATCTACTACCAGACCTGGGTtaaaatcctttttgaaatcttTTGTTTAGCTTTTTGCCTGCCTGAAATGCCAGGTGGGTAGTAGATATGGGTTCCATTGCAACAGGTAAACTCAATGAAGTACAGCTAGTATGTAAAATAATTTCAGATAGTGTTTAAACCTAGATCTGTGTACAAGGACATTGTGTCTTTCCTCAGCTGTTATGGCTTGGAAATGCCTGGTACTAAATTGCTCTGTCATCAGGGAAGTTGTGTAATATTTTGCTCTCTATCTAAAGGGTTGTCATCAGTTTAAGTCTAACTTTGATGGCTGTTAGCCTGTAAGGGCAAACTGAATGAAAAACCACGTGCTCTTTCAGAAAAAGATGCCTTCAGTTCGCCCGGCCCTGGCCATTGTAGCATTAAAGACATTTTGTAACTAGATACAAATACCTTGCATacaatttattttatatttttgtgtgtgtgtgtgtgtgtgtgtgtgtgtgtgtgtgtgtgcacacgccaGGTGGAGGAGCTGGAAGCAGGTACTCCTGGGAGGCTGAAGGTGACAGCCAAGAGCACGGAGGGAGACGAGACCATCGAGGGAGAGTACAACACTGTACGTACCATCACCGTAATGCTCAATATCCGATATAGGTTAGGAGTCCCAAAGTAAATCTAGcacttatcaaatcaaatgtatttatatagcccttcgtacatcagctgatatctcaaagtgctgtacagaaacccagcctaaaaccccaaacagcaagcaatgcatgtgaaagaagcacggtggctaggaaaaactccctaggaaaaactccctagaaaggccaaaaacctaggaagaaacctagagaggaaccaggctatgaggggtggccagtcctcttctggctgtgccgggtggatattataacagcacatggtcaagatgttaaaatggtcataaatgaccagcatggtcaaataaattACTGAAACTAAGAGTTAAATCTGAAAATATACTACTTAAACATGTTGCATTAGGAATTAACTCTGCAGGGTTGTCCATCTTAGAGCATTTGTTAAAACAAAAATTTGTCAGCAAAATTGAATAATTCCTGCTTTGTTTTAATGATATGCTACAGCTGGAGAAATGTCCTGTTAACCAGGTGACTTCCTTCTCCTCACTCAGGTGTTGATAGCAGTGGGGCGCGACGCCTGTACAGGAAAGATCGGCTTGGATCAAGCCGGGGTCAAAGTCAACCCCAAGTAAGTTTCCTTCCTTTTTATTTCCTCTCCCTTAGTTCATTCATCCACTGATTCGCACTTGCAGCCGTCACCAAGGAGATGTAGACAAGGCgctgtgttttgtgtgtgccTGTACCTTTAAGACTTCAGTCATGGTGATTCAGCACTATTGCCACCCCTgggggggggtgtgtgagagagacatgaGAACTGACACTGTTGGGATTTTTGTgcttcattagtttactccaattaggggagggttaggggaaataataaaggaaaatatattgaaTGTCTATGTATGggaattggaaatgatgcagacaattacattgtggcttctatcaatatTATAGCTGATCCACCCCCTAAAGTGCTTTGTAATTAGAGAAACTCCCTTGTGCCGGGGTGGCaaatagcctagcggttaagaacgttgggtcactctggataagagcgtctgctaaattactaaaacgtAAAATGCTGTAACATTAGGACACAACGCTATCTTAAAAACCTTGGGCTTCTTCACAATCATGTAAACTGGATTGAGGATGATGTGTTTTTCATGTTCGTAACATGGTGTTTGGTTATGAACGGGTCAGCCTTAAAGTGCTTTAGGCCATAGGGATAAGACAATCGCATGAGCCAGGTTTAGGAGTGACTGCACCTCTGAGTCAGTCATGTGACTGGGACCCTAGCAGCATTTTAACATGGGGCTGACTGACACACGGCTAAAGGGGCACCAGGGTTGCACTACGTGTCGTTTACGGGGTTGCACTAGGTGTCGTTTACGGGGTTGCACTAGGTGTCGTTTACGGGGTTGCACTAGGTGTCGTTTACGGGGTTGCACTAGGTGTCGTGTAGGAGGGATTATTGACAAAGGAATTGTCTAATGAATAACAGAGAAATGACTCGTTTTTAATGTGACTTGAGAAGTTGTTCATTGTGGTATAGAATTCTCTTGTatagacgcgcacacacacattctgtccAAACACACTCTAGACCTGGTCGGAGTTGTTTTGCATGGTCAGATATCAGATTATGCAAATACAATGGCACACTGGTTTTTCCAGGATCAAAATGGGGTTTAGGTGATGGGTGTGACGTGGGCATAGCCCACTAAAATGCTGTCATTTTTAACGctaattttgccatggggctgagAACATTTGCATTTTTAAAGCTAACTTTATTCAGTTCACAACATTTGCCATGGTTTGTCGTGTTCCTATAGTATCTGAATTAATTtcagattctccctgactgtttcgttatttattttggtgattgttctgttattaaaaaaaaaaatatatatatatatatctctctacatGGGGATCTAAAATGAGTCAGATGGGAGTCGCCAGTCATGTTCCCCTCGCTAAGCTTCCACGCTTTCTCCGCCTTCCCCAGGAATGGTAAGATCCCGGTGAACGACGAGGAGCAGACCAACGTGCCGCACATCTACGCCATCGGAGACATCCTGGAGGGCAAGTGGGAGCTGACGCCCGTGGCTATCCAGGCTGGCAAGCTGCTGGCACGCCGCCTGTACGCGGGCGCCTCGCTCAAGGTAATTGTCAGACAGCGGGCCTTCAATTTACCCCCTAGGAGTTGCCATTTTCTATTGGTAGACCATAGCAGATTGACAGTGTGACCCTCTGGtagtactgtctctgtctctgctttgagGAGATTAGCTTGTTTCTTTCAAATGAAAATATGGATGTTGGCCCTCGTTGGTGTTATGTGGTGGGGTCTTTGCGCCCCACCTACAATGTATAAACTAGAAGAAACCATGTACAGTTTTTCCCTAGCTTCTATTATACAGTAGGATATTTTGCCTGGTGAACCTCtgtgacaccgcctggtacagacaGTAAATTGTTACTAATTGCGGTTGAATTTTGTGTGCAGTGTGACTACGTGAATGTTCCCACCACGGTGTTCACCCCTCTGGAGTATGGCGCCTGTGGGCTGTCTGAGGAGAAAGCTATGGAGCTGTACGGCCAAGACAACCTGGAGGTAGCTACTGACGCAACACACGCTCCACTTCCAGCCTAGTGGTAGCCGGGCCTAAAATGAACACCCTGCCAAATACGTGTAGATTTTGGGATTGGCGGGTAAGAATGTCTAATTCACCATCCATGTTGGTGGGTGGTCACACTTTGAGCTCTACAGTGGTAGTATTTCATAAAAATAGTCAAAAGTCAAGTATGGCCACATGTGAGTTGTGATTTTATAGCAAAATAAATGCTGCAGTAGATGTTGTCGAAGTATTTCTGCCATTTTGTTTCATATTTGGTAATGCACAAAGAAATAAGATTCCTAACATTATAGCTATACCTTCTCGTGCAGCAACACTGCCTGTCTGGGGGGCTGTGCGCGCAAGAAAGATTTGTTTTTAGAAGCAATGCGCATTaaagttggtctaatttactGAAGTATACTGAATTGATACtttccttgtgtttcttggctatttatactgaacaaaaaaatatgaacgcaacatgcaacaatttcaaagatcttACTTGTTAATACCAGGAGATCATTAAGCCTTAAatgtatgtgaaatccatagattagggcctaactgggcagggatgcagccatgggtgggccttggagggcataggcccacccactggggagccaggcccagccaatcagaatgagtttaaccccacaagggctttattacagacagagatACTCCTCTGTTTCATTAGCTGTCCGGGTAGCTGGTTAcacgttgtgaggccggttggacaactgccaaattctccaaaattatattggaggtggcttatggtagagaaataaatgaacattcaattatctggcacgCTCTCAACTTGAGAcgtgtggcaaaactgcacatttgagtgtttaaaaaaaaaaatgtgtccccagcacaagggggACAATtaaattatcatgctgtttaatcagtttcttgatatgccacacctgtcaggtggatgggttatcttgggaaaggagaaatgctcaataacacGGATGTCAACAAATTTGTGCCCAAagtttgagaaataagctttagaAAATTTGATGGGATCTTTTATGTCATCTCATGAaacgtgggaccaacacttttacatgttgcgttttttatatttttgttcagtatccaTTATGTAAGCTACgttgtttttcaatgtttgaGTTTGCTTCTACTGCTAGCAAAGAGACATCAATTGGCCTCTGCTATTGAGATTCCTCATAGGCACACATGACTCTAGGCCCCGTTACCTAGGTAAGCTTAAAGGGGCAGCTGCGTTTTTGTCTctgtgatattttggttaaaagacAGGTCACATAAAATTTTATTGAGCAATATACCACATTATCTTACTAGTAATATATTTCTTGTTTTAGAAAGATTACTAAGCATGTCAATCTTTAAAAAATAATGTCAAAAAAATTGTAATTATGGAAGCAAAATTGGCTGGTTAAAAAAATCTGAGTGACtggtagatatatatatttttatctacctgccacagtggctggtaGCCAAAGTTAGTTTTAGGAACCTGATTGGTACTTCAGCCACATCGCACACACCCGCAGCCACTGAATAATACATATTGGACCGATATCAACTGACATTTTGGCTCTGCTCGCATATGCACTCTAGCTAGCATACCAGTTGAAATGTGGACACTGGAACAAAGCCATTGACTCACCAGCTAAAACGGCTAGCTATTAGACAGTGGAAAACCAGAGTTCTGGTTCTGTGTTCACTTATGATTTCTATCATTTCTTTCAACTTTTCTAACTGATACTTAACAGAATTTTTTCCCCCCCTTATTAATAAAATACATGTTATTCTTCCATTACGGTATGTGTATTTAATGTCCTTGTTAACTGTGTAGGTGTACCACAGTCTCTTCTGGCCTCTGGAGTTCACCGTCCCCAACAGGGATAACAACAAGTGCTACTCAAAGATCATCTGTAATAAACTGGACAATGTAAGAACACCCTCTTTCCAAACTTACCTGACTACCTGTTTTAATTCATAGATACGGCAATTATTGTCACCTATTTTGCCGTATAGAGTTCAGACTTTCTCACATTGAAAACAGGGTGTCTGGGAGCCAGACAAATGACATTcgcattgtaaatgagaacttgttctcaactggcctacctagttaaataaaggtgaaaaaatggAAATGGGAACAGAAGGCTTCCACCCTGACAATGCGAACCTGTTGTCACTTGTTTCTGAAAGCTATTCTAGAATAACTGACACGTATGTGAAATTCAATAGCCCATGTTGAAGACGAACACAAGTTCCTCCATGCAGGGTCTGGCTAACATAACAAAATAGATCAAGTGTATCGGTAATGTACTATCAGACCCTgtaacacccctctctctctctccctgcaggacCGTGTGATCGGGTTCCATTACTTGGGGCCCAATGCGGGAGAGGTGACGCAGGGCTACGGCGTGGCCATGAAATGTGGCCTGACCAAAGAGCAGCTGGACAACACCATTGGCATACACCCCACCTGCGCTGAGGTAAGACTGATCCCAGACCAGCTGCATTTGATTTGAGTTGCTCCCCCCCTCACTACAATTGGCGTTGCAAGCACTATGCTCTACCGACTGACCCCCCcccatatattttatttatttatttatttattagtggCAGGTATAATAAGTCCCTCCACGGTGCAAAAAAGTGGTTTCATACTCAGTGAGCCCCCAGGCCCATGTTTCCCAGGGTTAACAACATGCGTTGTATATTCATTATATTACAGTGCATTGTGTTACACCCTCAACTTATTTCACAGATTCCTAGGCCAAAGTCTGTTTAATCttttagtttattttttttaaataacaaaaatatatatttacattttagtcatttagcagacgctcttatccaaaccgacttacagtagtgaatgcatacatttcatttcatgcattttttttgtactggcccccgtgggaatcgaacacgcaaccctggcgttgcacacaccatgagccacagggaagagaggtgtgtgtgtgtgtgtgagaatgaatgaatgagagaTCTGGCCGCGGACCCCTGCAGTACTTTGTCCGGGGACCCCACTTTGAGAACCCCCGTTATAGGTAACTACGTAATGTTCAAGGCTAATGTCATCAGTATTTCGTGGAAAGCgcaccctctatccatctctatggtttGAGCTTTGCTCGCTTGGCTCTGACCTTTAAAAACAATTATAATTATATTGCGAACGAGTCGTGCCACCTCGCTACGATGCAGAGCTCAACGGTCTTTCTGCTTCTCTTCCAGATCTTCACCaccatggaggtgaccaagagctcGGGCGGTGCCATCACCCAGAAGGGCTGCTGAGGTTAAACCATGCTTGTTTAACGGGCTGTCCTGTTCTCCATCTTAGATCTCTCACCTCGTAGCTCTGCGCCAACCTGGCCTCCTCTAACTCTATACCCAAGACCAATCGCTTCTCAGGAAAAACCAATAAGGTGATCAGAAACTGGGGGGGGTCTGAACGGATGAAACCACAGATTTGAGAATAGGGGTGGGGAACTAGTGGGTCAGTATAATACTGTCTGAAAGATTGAGCCAATAAATGCTCTGAGGGGGCCTGTAGCGTGGACATAAAAGGAAACATAATATGAGGTGATTAACGATCTATGGGACAGCCTGCTAGATAGCGGGGTTACTCTGCTGCTTTCACAAGGCACCCTGTGTGTGTCTTCCTCAGAGGTGCACCACCCCTCTCTAGGGATGGGTGAGTGCTGTTTGACGTGCTGGCCCTTAACCCAATCACTGTGGTGGGCTAGAACCGATGTCCCTCTGTCCAAAGACACCAGGGGTGAACCGAACCCTTCGTCCAaacttaaacacacacatatatatatatatatacacacttgcGTATAATGACTCATGTAGTATGTTAACAACAGCTGGCACACATCCAGGGTTTGACTGAATGGATACAATAATTCTCTGATCCAGTGTGGTGGAAACGCCTGGTCATTTTTACTCGGTGGAAGTTAACTATTATGTCCTAAGATATGTTTATTCTCTTTTGTCATCACGTCTCTTCTCTGGCAAGCCATCAACATTCCAGGCATTATTTATCATCAGAAGTGTATATTGTCCGATATCTCAGATATTGAAATCAAGTTTAATGTGGGGCAATggatgtttaaaaatatatatttttaaatatcagTATTTCTCATGGTGTCGAACTTGCCGTTTCTCAAGTGTTAACCAAAGTGTTACCAAAAAGGTGCATGTAGGAGAAGTCAAAAGAAAGAGCCTCTGAACCATCATTCAAATCTCTGTCCTGCTTCAGAAAACACTGTTAGTAATTCCAATGACTGAATACATAAGACATGAATTGTAGTGATTTATCTTATATAtttgacacacatgcacacacactttaaaAGTTTTCAGTGGATAATTAAATAAATGCTTCTTTTGTATCAGTTTGATCTTGCTGTTTTGTTTGCCTCTGCgttgtgtatgtaaaatgtatcctATCTGGTAGAGGACAGTATTTAAGAGTTATTTTCTGCCTACAGTTGAGCAGTGACACCGGTCCAAATGTATAAATGACTGCTTCACTGGTATCACCGTTTTTGTAGATTACTTTTATTAAAGTCTTGAAAGACAATGTCAACATGCAAACTATCGTCTTGACTCTTGTTTGTGTCAGTGAAATTTAagatgttacttttatttttgctTCTATCATGAAACGACCTGTTCCGTGTGGTTGATGTGGTAATCTTGTGCATGCGAGACGAGCATGTCCGGTTTACAGGAAAGTACCTAAGGAAATATCGAGTGTTTGGGCGTTCCTTAGCAACCTGCCTCTTAATTTCCTGAGATAAGATCAGAGTTCATACCCGGGAATCGGGTGTGTAAAAAGTCTTATCAGTGTGCTATGACGTTTCCTCCTTACTGGAAAGGACTAGCAATGTGGCTTACACTCAGATCAGTTTGTcctggcacaaacagatctgtgacTAGACTATATCAGCACCTCATTACTTGCATATCATAAACCATTAGTAGGTGTATTGGGAGGGGGAAATATGTATATTGTCCCAATTATTCTTCAACCTGTACATTTCAGAAATTATATTATATTGAAACATTTTGAACTGAGGTACATTTTTAGGAAAACCAATATTCTGTTTGCTGAGAACTGTTTTTCAGTACAAGGTGGGTGTGCAGTTTTCATAGTGACGAGATTATTTTAATCCTCTTCATTCTTCGTCCACATCGGTACAGTCGATCAAACCACGTTGAAGTGGTCTCCCATTCATTTCCCTATACATCAGACAAGGACgttttgaaaaatgtataatGGGGTGTTTCCGTTCAGATTTGTGTATCAATTGCTATGGTCTATTCATGCAGTCAGTGGCGGTCATGATCAAAAGAGCCTGGACTGGTGTGAAGCTTTTGTTGGGTTTAGTGGTTCTGTCTTTCGCTTGGGTGTGTAAACGGTGTCACCTGCACATGCTGCCATGACAACTCTGGTCTTTGAATTTTAATTAACTTTATAGTCCCTCAGTTGAATTGAAAAGCAATCTACCGGAGATATGATTCATTTATTTTGTCTGTTTATCATTGAGAGCTTAACAAACAAACACAGCTCCATCCCTCCGTTAATCAACCTGTTCCCAGAGTTTATTTAAGGTGATGGAGTAATTCAAACACAGCTCCATCCCTCCGTTAATCAACCTGTTCCCAGAGTTTATTTAAGGTGATGGAGTAATTCAAACACAGCTCCATCCCTCCGTTAATCAACCTGTTCCCAGAGTTTAAGGTGATGGAGTAATTCAAGTCCGTTACTAGAAATCTGTGGCAACATACCTGAATCGTCCAAAGGGGTTGAATAAATTCGTAAGTAAACTTTTCTAGTCCTGTTCTATCTTTTTGAGATCAGGGCCCATATTTATAAAGAACAAGGCCTGTTCCTCTCTCACTGAAAATGAAGTTGTCAAGGATTGCAAACACTGTACAAAGACCCAAAAACCACAACATTTGGTCTCCTATCGATTTTTCTCCCATACCTTTATGGTACAGAAGGAAATGTACCCAAGGCGGGCTAGATAAAGTGACCTCGAACTTTGTGTGCTCTGTGATTGTTACCAGAAAACAGCCAACAACTTCTGTGACTCACAATGACAAGTCATGTTATTCCTGCCTCACTGCAAATAATGACCCTAACCACCACTGTTGTGTTGAAACATGTCTTGTGTTGAAACATGTTCAACTATAAGTACAGGTTTTATGTGGCATTTTGTTATTCTTAGACTCAAACAATCATCAGTCATTAACTTGATTACATTCAATGGACATATACAGTATGCTTAGTACTTTGCATTGAAAACTGAACAGGTAATGCTGTTTGGTTTATTACAAGTAGAACTAAAGGTTTTAAGACTTCCTTGAGCTGTCGCTGACTCATCCTGCATCAGTGACTCaggaactaaactcagcaaaaaaagaaacgtccctttttcaggaccttgtctttcaaagataattcataaaaatccaaataacttcacagatctttattgtaaagggtttaaacactgtttcccatgcttgttcaatgaaccataaacaattaatgaacatgcacctgttcaGACGGcatgcaattaaggtcacagttatgaaaacttaggacactaaagaggcctttctactgactctgaaaaacaccaaaagaaagatgctcagggtccctgctcatctgtgtgaatgtgccttgggcatgctgcaaggaggcatgaggactgcagatgtggccagggcaataaattgcaatgtccgtactgtgagacacctaagacagcgctacagggagacaggatggacagctgatcgtcctcgcagtggcagaccacgtgtaacaacagctgcacaagatcggtacatccgaacatcacacctgcgggacaggtgcaggatggcaacaactgcccgagttacaccaggaacgcacaatccctccatcagtgctcacactgtccacaataggctg
The sequence above is drawn from the Salmo salar chromosome ssa22, Ssal_v3.1, whole genome shotgun sequence genome and encodes:
- the LOC106583642 gene encoding thioredoxin reductase 1, cytoplasmic; protein product: MPPIDNDTGRNELKSRIQELIDSNQVLVFSKSYCPFCVKVKDLFKELNVNCNVVELDLIEDGSNYQELLLEMTGQKTVPNVFINKTHVGGCDKTMKAHKDGVLQQLLCGENKVYDYDLIVIGGGSGGLACSKEAALLGKKVMVLDYVVPTPKGNTWGLGGTCVNVGCIPKKLMHQTALLGTSIQDARKFGWELPEETVKHNWETMKTAVNNYIGSLNWGYRVALRDKNVNYVNSYAEFIESHKIKATNKRGKETFHTAAKFILATGERPRYLGIPGDKEYCITSDDLFSLPHCPGKTLVIGASYVALECGGFLAGLGLDVTVMVRSILLRGFDQDMANRAGKHMEEHGVKFLRKYVPVKVEELEAGTPGRLKVTAKSTEGDETIEGEYNTVLIAVGRDACTGKIGLDQAGVKVNPKNGKIPVNDEEQTNVPHIYAIGDILEGKWELTPVAIQAGKLLARRLYAGASLKCDYVNVPTTVFTPLEYGACGLSEEKAMELYGQDNLEVYHSLFWPLEFTVPNRDNNKCYSKIICNKLDNDRVIGFHYLGPNAGEVTQGYGVAMKCGLTKEQLDNTIGIHPTCAEIFTTMEVTKSSGGAITQKGC